The Cloacibacillus sp. genomic interval GGTCGCGGATGTTGTCGTTCTTCGTGTTATGCCAGTCAAGCAGCATATACCAATTATATTTTGACTCGTCGCGGAATCTTTTTCCAAAGCCGATGAAAGCTCCGTATTTATCTCTGTCGTATTCAAAATACTGTTTGTCATTTTCATAGTAATAGATGTCGTCCCACATACGTTTATATGCGCCGATTTTCCAGGCCATGACCTTGCCGCTCATATAAGGCTGTTCGAAAGATAGCCAGTACTCGGAACGATCTCCTACTTCAAAGCCTACGCTGAGCTTCAGTCCAAGGCCGCCGATGTTGAAGTTTTCATAGCTGAGGCCGCCCCCAAAACCGCTTTCCGTGCCATAGGCGATGTTAAAACCGAGCTTGCCGGTGCGCGCCTCTTCGACTGTGAGAATGACGATGACCTGGTCCGGCTCTTCGCCGGGTTCAAAGTTGACGTTGACGTCGCTGAAGTAGCCGATGCCCTGCAGTCGGTTTAGTGTAAGGCGAAGTTTGTTGGAGTTGAACAGCTCTCCGACCTTTATCTTTAAATAACGTTCTACGATTTTCTTTTTTGTGATTTTGTTGCCCTGAATGACTATCTCTGAGATTTTAGGCTCTATTATTTCAACGGTTATCTTGTCTCCGTCTATCTTTACGTCTTTGATGTTAGCCATGACGTAACCGTCTGCCTGATATTTTTCTTTGATCCTCTGGATGTCGTTGCGGAAGAAGGTGCGGTTGAATATCATTCCAGGCTGCGTGAATATCATGGCTTTGAGCTTGTCTTCCGGGTAGATGGTGTTGCCTATGAACCTGACCTCGCCGACCTTAGGGTTTTCCTGTACCATAAAGGTGACCTTTACGCCGTCGCCACTATCGGTGACCTTGTAGTCCGTAGCGTTAAAGAATCCGAGCTCGAACATCGCCTCCGCATCTTTGCGCAGTTTCTCTTCGTCCACATGCTGCCCGACTTTGGAGGTGACGACGCTCATTATATGGTCTTTCGCCACTTCGCTGTTGCCCTCTATATCCATGCTGACGATGACGGGGCCGGTCAGATCCTCTGAAACGGCAGCCTCAGCCGGCGCCGAAAC includes:
- a CDS encoding POTRA domain-containing protein, with translation MVRRAKFLALLLISVIFVTTSAFAAQEDPADPSQGSVPSFPAGTVPPQSPAPVSAPAEAAVSEDLTGPVIVSMDIEGNSEVAKDHIMSVVTSKVGQHVDEEKLRKDAEAMFELGFFNATDYKVTDSGDGVKVTFMVQENPKVGEVRFIGNTIYPEDKLKAMIFTQPGMIFNRTFFRNDIQRIKEKYQADGYVMANIKDVKIDGDKITVEIIEPKISEIVIQGNKITKKKIVERYLKIKVGELFNSNKLRLTLNRLQGIGYFSDVNVNFEPGEEPDQVIVILTVEEARTGKLGFNIAYGTESGFGGGLSYENFNIGGLGLKLSVGFEVGDRSEYWLSFEQPYMSGKVMAWKIGAYKRMWDDIYYYENDKQYFEYDRDKYGAFIGFGKRFRDESKYNWYMLLDWHNTKNDNIRDQNGFNEDYPDPVKRAAKKKQILEEELGEGNYYSATLSFRRFNIDEYLPYTKGDVESLNFQFGNASVNDKDYNYMKYWLESKYFYPLGNFLKGIFETNLLDGYGDKPVLLAARVIVGSSTGDVPYDEMYTVGGDTTLRGYDDDYYRGQQMFLGNFELRIPIEKMFSFVFFYDIGRAWRTNRDNEPGFFSDMGSAPGVGVRINTPMGNLRLDYASGEEGRFHFGFGELF